In the Fusobacterium perfoetens genome, one interval contains:
- a CDS encoding FCD domain-containing protein, producing the protein VELTEFHYITYKYITNEMLREFMMLGFEIQRLHRDMSLYFEDSKELSVQEHEKLHEYIVEGKKEESKALIESHLEKTERLLLGHIKELG; encoded by the coding sequence CAGTAGAACTTACAGAATTTCATTATATAACATATAAATATATAACAAATGAGATGCTAAGAGAGTTTATGATGTTAGGTTTTGAAATACAAAGACTACATAGGGATATGTCACTTTATTTTGAAGATTCAAAAGAACTTTCAGTGCAAGAGCATGAAAAATTACATGAATATATTGTAGAAGGAAAAAAAGAAGAATCTAAGGCACTGATAGAGAGTCATTTGGAAAAGACAGAAAGATTATTACTTGGACATATAAAGGAATTAGGATAA
- a CDS encoding TldD/PmbA family protein — MLDKSLVEKILNEALSTGGDFAEVFVEKKNSSSLYMIDGKIESALSGKDFGIGIRIFKDLYYVYGYTNDMSEENLLKTVKKIAQAIKGTKADIAINLLKQDIENYNKIEIYPETVSKKSKIEIMKRGYSSAKNYNNEISQVRVSYGDTKQNILVANSEGIWAEDERVRGRIRIESVASDGTEMQTGSMGPGASKGFEFFENMDIESYGREASRIASTILHAEYSPSGKMPVIIDNGFGGVIFHEACGHGLEATSVAKGNSVFAGKLGQMIASPLVSAVDDGTIPNEWGTINIDDEGTPSKRNLLIENGILKGYMIDKLNGRRMGMASTGSGRRESYKYAPTSRMTNTFILNGKSTLEEMISSTEKGIYAKYMGGGSVNPATGNFNFAVMEGYLIENGKITSPVRGATLIGTGSEVLKKIDMVGNNLAYGQGMCGSVSGSLCTNVGQPAVRVSEITVGGRK; from the coding sequence ATGCTTGATAAAAGTTTAGTTGAAAAAATATTAAATGAAGCTCTTTCTACAGGAGGAGATTTTGCTGAAGTTTTTGTTGAAAAGAAAAACAGCAGCAGTTTATATATGATTGATGGAAAAATAGAATCTGCTCTTTCAGGAAAAGATTTTGGAATAGGTATCAGAATTTTTAAAGATTTATATTATGTTTATGGATATACAAATGATATGAGTGAAGAAAACCTTCTTAAAACAGTTAAAAAAATAGCTCAGGCTATAAAAGGAACAAAAGCTGATATAGCTATTAACCTTTTAAAACAAGATATTGAAAATTACAATAAAATTGAAATATATCCTGAAACTGTTTCAAAAAAATCAAAAATTGAAATAATGAAAAGAGGTTATAGTTCTGCCAAAAACTATAATAATGAGATCTCACAAGTAAGAGTTTCTTACGGAGATACAAAACAAAATATTCTTGTAGCTAATTCAGAAGGAATATGGGCTGAAGATGAAAGAGTAAGAGGAAGAATCAGAATAGAAAGTGTAGCTTCAGATGGAACAGAAATGCAAACAGGAAGCATGGGGCCAGGAGCATCAAAAGGATTTGAATTCTTTGAAAATATGGATATTGAAAGCTATGGAAGAGAAGCTTCTAGAATAGCTTCAACAATTCTTCACGCTGAATATTCTCCAAGTGGAAAAATGCCTGTTATTATAGATAATGGATTTGGAGGAGTTATTTTCCATGAGGCTTGTGGACATGGTCTTGAAGCTACAAGTGTTGCAAAAGGAAATTCTGTTTTTGCTGGAAAACTTGGACAAATGATAGCTAGTCCTCTTGTAAGTGCTGTTGATGATGGAACTATTCCTAATGAATGGGGAACAATTAATATTGATGACGAAGGAACTCCATCAAAAAGAAATCTTCTTATAGAAAATGGTATTTTAAAAGGATATATGATAGATAAATTAAATGGAAGAAGAATGGGAATGGCTTCTACTGGAAGTGGAAGAAGAGAATCATATAAATATGCTCCTACTTCTAGAATGACAAATACATTTATTCTTAATGGAAAATCTACTCTTGAAGAAATGATTTCTTCAACAGAAAAAGGAATATATGCAAAATATATGGGAGGAGGATCTGTTAATCCTGCTACTGGAAATTTTAACTTTGCTGTTATGGAAGGATATCTTATAGAAAATGGAAAAATAACCTCTCCTGTAAGAGGAGCTACTCTTATAGGAACAGGAAGTGAAGTCCTTAAAAAAATTGATATGGTAGGAAATAATCTTGCCTATGGCCAAGGAATGTGTGGTTCTGTTTCAGGAAGTTTATGCACAAATGTAGGCCAGCCTGCTGTCCGTGTTTCTGAAATTACTGTTGGAGGAAGAAAATGA
- a CDS encoding outer membrane beta-barrel protein translates to MKKILLGLFALSTLAFGAAGDSHLYLRAEFSPFSKYDLDNGAKIENKDDIDEAAYGIAAEFTKDVLYNLELGIGTAYQKHGDFQYKNGYDGEKLPDFNSIPVYITGKYKIFNVGDWTPYIKADLGYSFNDLDDNKYFSYDDGLYYAVGLGVEIQYLSLEMSYRVNEGKLKTDYGKYDIDNSRVMFGASYRFDF, encoded by the coding sequence ATGAAAAAAATATTATTAGGATTATTCGCATTATCTACATTAGCCTTCGGAGCAGCTGGAGACAGTCATTTATACTTAAGAGCAGAATTTTCTCCTTTCAGTAAATATGACTTAGACAATGGAGCAAAAATAGAAAATAAAGATGATATAGATGAGGCAGCTTATGGAATAGCAGCAGAATTTACAAAAGATGTTTTGTATAATCTTGAACTAGGAATAGGAACTGCTTATCAAAAACACGGAGATTTCCAATATAAAAATGGATATGATGGAGAAAAACTTCCTGATTTTAATTCTATTCCAGTATATATTACAGGAAAATATAAAATTTTTAATGTAGGAGACTGGACTCCATATATTAAAGCTGATTTAGGATATTCATTTAATGATTTAGATGACAATAAATATTTCAGCTATGATGATGGACTATATTATGCAGTTGGTCTTGGTGTAGAGATTCAATATCTTTCTCTTGAAATGTCTTACAGAGTAAATGAAGGAAAACTTAAAACAGATTATGGAAAATATGATATAGATAATTCAAGAGTGATGTTTGGTGCTTCTTACAGATTTGATTTCTAA
- a CDS encoding ABC transporter substrate-binding protein, with product MKRFLLFILFLIFTINIYSIKIENNMAVDSYGNSVELKEYKRIVVADPSAVEIFYLIGGEDKISAIAKTKINKIYPEEKTKYLESVGTITKPSFEKIISLTPDLVILNPMGAVKSTELLKKYNIPFFIDRSVTFNEIFLKTKIYGVFTRQERNAEKLINEKKDKLKEIEKNIMDKKLKGVVLYSNSPMVSFSKDTIPGEILKLLKIENMAESFAGGKSQIISSETILKENPDVIIGTMKIKSPEEIVSSNEFLKYSNAYKNNNIYVFESEKILRATPRIVDGIEEIYEVIKNVK from the coding sequence ATGAAAAGATTTTTACTGTTTATACTATTTTTAATTTTTACTATAAATATTTATTCTATAAAAATAGAAAATAATATGGCTGTAGATAGTTATGGGAATAGTGTAGAACTTAAAGAATACAAAAGAATAGTTGTAGCAGATCCCTCTGCTGTTGAAATTTTTTATCTTATAGGTGGAGAAGACAAAATTTCTGCAATAGCAAAAACAAAGATAAATAAAATATATCCAGAAGAAAAGACAAAGTATTTGGAGTCAGTAGGTACTATAACAAAGCCATCTTTTGAAAAGATAATATCACTTACCCCAGATTTAGTAATATTAAATCCTATGGGAGCAGTTAAAAGTACAGAACTTTTAAAAAAATATAATATTCCATTTTTTATAGATAGATCTGTAACTTTTAATGAAATTTTTTTAAAGACGAAAATTTATGGAGTATTTACAAGGCAGGAAAGAAATGCTGAAAAACTTATCAATGAAAAAAAAGATAAGTTAAAAGAGATAGAAAAAAATATAATGGATAAGAAATTAAAGGGAGTTGTATTATACTCAAATTCTCCTATGGTTTCTTTTTCAAAAGATACTATTCCAGGAGAAATATTAAAACTTTTAAAAATTGAAAATATGGCTGAATCTTTTGCTGGTGGGAAGAGTCAGATTATATCTTCAGAAACAATTTTAAAAGAAAATCCTGATGTTATTATAGGAACAATGAAAATAAAATCTCCAGAAGAAATAGTAAGCAGTAATGAATTTTTAAAATATTCAAATGCTTATAAAAACAATAATATTTATGTGTTTGAATCTGAAAAGATTCTTCGTGCAACACCAAGAATAGTTGATGGAATAGAAGAAATATATGAGGTAATAAAAAATGTTAAATAA
- a CDS encoding ABC transporter ATP-binding protein — protein sequence MLNKKNKKENIIIKYYKKEKSLLFAFIFFNIAVTVLDLSAPLVVKNIIDKAIPDKNIQNLVLLTFFALFLYSVRTFFAVMSFSRGQLMGNRIKYHMRNDLFSHFLKQSHEFFNKKETGDLIARITSDLESSAVLLYRGLQDLLASGGSLLGGFILMFIYSPLLACITFLPLPIGLIFVYRKNKKMKKGYREIRRKNSSLTVVLHEILRVILFFKDNLLEKTAYKKFLQANDELLAAEKRNFLNVGIFMAGVTFYVHFTQLILIGAGGILFIKGKISIGIIVSFLLLVDRFKVSLIKLAGLTDTYHKGRAGIVRLEEMLESDFTLPEGNGKIDEEFKNLRFQNVSFSYEKDIPVIKNLTFEIKKGEKTAVVGRSGVGKTTLMNLIKRNYLPDTGDIFINGKNYKDINRESVLSFMGTIEQKENILGDTVKNNIKIVRENSTEEEIEEACKKACIHNTIEKLNEKYETVLGNSGTILSTGQQQRISLARVFLKNPEIIILDEATSGLDNTSESKIMQNIDTQFEGKTLIAVTHRLAVTRNFDKIIVIGKEGVIEEGTYDELVSKEGEFYNILKGK from the coding sequence ATGTTAAATAAAAAAAATAAAAAAGAGAATATTATAATAAAATACTACAAAAAGGAAAAGAGTCTTCTTTTTGCTTTTATATTTTTTAATATAGCAGTAACAGTTTTAGATTTATCTGCCCCTCTTGTTGTAAAAAATATTATAGATAAAGCTATACCTGATAAAAATATACAAAATCTCGTACTTCTCACTTTTTTTGCTCTTTTCCTTTATAGTGTGAGAACCTTCTTTGCTGTAATGAGTTTCAGCAGAGGACAGCTTATGGGAAATAGAATAAAATATCATATGAGGAATGATTTATTTTCCCATTTTTTAAAACAGTCTCATGAATTTTTTAATAAGAAGGAAACAGGTGATTTGATTGCAAGAATTACCAGTGATTTAGAGAGTTCAGCAGTTCTTCTTTACAGAGGACTTCAGGATTTATTAGCTTCAGGTGGTTCGCTTCTTGGAGGATTTATACTTATGTTTATTTATAGTCCTCTTCTAGCATGTATTACTTTTCTTCCTCTTCCTATAGGACTTATTTTTGTTTACAGAAAAAATAAAAAAATGAAGAAAGGATACAGAGAAATAAGAAGAAAAAACAGCAGTCTTACAGTTGTTCTTCATGAAATTTTAAGAGTTATTTTATTTTTTAAAGATAATCTTTTAGAAAAAACTGCATATAAAAAATTTTTACAAGCTAATGATGAACTTCTTGCTGCAGAGAAAAGAAATTTTCTTAATGTGGGAATTTTTATGGCAGGTGTAACTTTTTATGTTCATTTTACACAGCTTATTCTTATAGGAGCAGGGGGAATACTTTTCATTAAAGGAAAAATAAGTATAGGTATTATAGTTTCTTTTCTTCTTCTTGTGGATAGATTTAAAGTATCACTTATAAAGCTTGCAGGGCTTACTGATACATACCATAAAGGAAGGGCTGGTATTGTAAGGCTTGAAGAAATGCTTGAGAGTGATTTTACTCTTCCAGAAGGAAACGGAAAAATAGATGAAGAATTTAAAAATCTTAGATTTCAAAATGTTTCTTTTAGCTATGAGAAAGATATTCCTGTAATTAAAAACCTTACTTTTGAAATTAAAAAAGGAGAAAAAACAGCTGTTGTAGGAAGAAGTGGTGTTGGAAAAACAACTCTTATGAATCTTATAAAAAGAAACTATCTTCCTGATACTGGAGATATTTTCATAAATGGAAAGAATTACAAAGATATAAACCGTGAAAGTGTTCTTTCTTTTATGGGAACTATTGAGCAGAAAGAAAATATTTTAGGAGATACAGTAAAAAATAATATAAAAATTGTCAGAGAAAATTCAACAGAAGAAGAGATAGAAGAAGCTTGTAAAAAAGCTTGTATACATAATACTATTGAAAAATTAAATGAAAAATATGAAACAGTTTTGGGAAATAGTGGGACAATATTAAGTACAGGTCAGCAGCAGAGAATATCTCTTGCAAGAGTATTTTTAAAAAATCCTGAAATTATTATTCTTGATGAAGCAACATCAGGGCTTGATAATACTTCTGAAAGTAAAATAATGCAAAATATAGATACACAGTTTGAAGGAAAAACTCTTATTGCTGTAACACATAGACTGGCAGTAACAAGAAATTTTGATAAAATAATTGTTATTGGAAAAGAAGGAGTTATAGAAGAGGGAACTTATGATGAACTTGTAAGTAAAGAAGGGGAATTTTATAATATTTTAAAAGGTAAATAA
- a CDS encoding murein L,D-transpeptidase catalytic domain family protein, with amino-acid sequence MKKILLTFFSILTFTLSYGDEISFQNIINPEKVFINTIPQNKGTYVDESQYLFLYNNFNLKDKLSYRIFKMALKGYSKIPERKTKYLVIADYSKPSYEKRFFVLNMENFTLEDYTYVAHGKNSGADTAVSFSNKMNSYKSSVGFYLTGKPYNGRYGYSLKLFGLEDGYNSNAFKRGVVIHGASASEPEYINKFGFLGRTEGCPAVPKSLNKKIIEKIKNGSVLFIYGNDTKYLRDSKYIK; translated from the coding sequence ATGAAAAAAATATTATTAACTTTCTTTTCAATATTAACTTTTACACTTTCTTACGGAGATGAAATCTCTTTTCAAAATATTATAAATCCTGAAAAAGTTTTTATAAATACAATTCCACAAAATAAAGGCACATATGTAGATGAAAGCCAGTATCTTTTCCTTTATAATAATTTTAATCTTAAAGATAAGTTAAGTTACAGAATTTTTAAAATGGCATTAAAAGGATATTCTAAAATTCCTGAAAGAAAAACAAAATATCTAGTTATTGCTGATTATTCAAAACCTTCTTATGAAAAAAGATTTTTTGTTCTTAATATGGAAAATTTTACTCTTGAAGATTATACCTATGTTGCACATGGAAAAAACAGTGGAGCAGATACTGCTGTAAGCTTTTCCAATAAAATGAATTCTTATAAAAGCTCTGTCGGTTTCTATCTTACAGGAAAACCATATAATGGAAGATATGGATATTCTTTAAAACTTTTTGGTTTAGAAGATGGATATAATTCCAATGCTTTTAAAAGAGGTGTTGTTATCCATGGAGCTTCTGCTTCCGAACCTGAATATATAAACAAATTTGGTTTTTTAGGAAGAACTGAAGGATGTCCAGCTGTTCCAAAATCCCTTAATAAAAAAATAATTGAAAAAATTAAAAATGGTTCTGTCCTTTTTATTTATGGAAATGATACAAAATATTTAAGAGACAGTAAATACATTAAATAA
- a CDS encoding ATP-dependent nuclease: MELRLLSIKNWREIKNIDIHFENLMLFLGQSSEGVNNIISCLAFIFNGKELEKADIYDKAELAVIKLIFFENETRYKLKITASPEGEVRYYIRKSKNWKIITKEEYSKFIEQIPFLHVSGDLKNQCNNIFTCFFKILKKDHKDEDLIKNHIYEAYENLDEGYQNPELYRNLLFEFLKIISQISVKRKESILKNAVILFEDPELYLHPQKSRELYDCFIKLSKLGTKIYLKTYSSSFLGLKQYRSICVIKKINNNVRVVQAKDNIFKGDVIKAFNMNYWINPDRGELFFAEKVILVEGQTDKIVISFLGKLLKIFKYDYSIIECGSKSTIPQFIMLLNLFKIPYVVIYDKDNHRWRTKEEIFNSNQKNKMIRSLVKDSLGTCIEFENDIEEELYARNGERTSYKNKPFNALRYISNENYIVPERLKNKIEKIYE; this comes from the coding sequence ATGGAACTAAGACTTTTATCAATAAAAAATTGGAGAGAAATAAAAAATATAGATATACATTTTGAAAATCTTATGCTGTTTTTAGGACAGAGTTCAGAGGGAGTAAATAATATTATTTCCTGTCTTGCATTTATTTTTAATGGTAAGGAACTGGAGAAAGCAGATATTTATGATAAAGCTGAACTTGCAGTAATAAAACTTATATTTTTTGAAAATGAAACAAGATATAAATTAAAAATTACAGCCTCTCCTGAGGGAGAAGTAAGATATTATATAAGAAAATCAAAAAATTGGAAAATAATAACAAAAGAAGAGTATTCTAAATTTATAGAGCAGATTCCTTTTCTTCATGTTTCAGGAGATTTAAAAAATCAATGTAACAATATTTTTACATGTTTCTTTAAAATATTAAAAAAAGATCATAAAGATGAAGATTTAATAAAAAACCATATATATGAAGCTTATGAAAATCTTGATGAAGGTTATCAAAACCCAGAGCTTTACAGAAATCTTTTGTTTGAGTTTTTGAAAATTATTTCACAAATTTCTGTAAAAAGAAAAGAATCAATACTTAAAAATGCAGTAATTCTTTTTGAAGATCCAGAACTTTATCTGCATCCACAAAAAAGCAGGGAACTTTATGACTGCTTTATAAAACTTTCAAAACTTGGAACAAAAATTTATTTAAAAACATATTCAAGCAGTTTTTTAGGATTAAAGCAGTATAGGTCTATATGTGTAATAAAAAAAATTAATAACAATGTAAGAGTAGTACAGGCAAAGGATAATATATTTAAAGGAGATGTAATAAAGGCTTTTAACATGAACTACTGGATAAATCCTGACAGAGGAGAACTGTTTTTTGCTGAAAAAGTGATTCTTGTAGAAGGACAGACAGATAAAATAGTTATATCTTTTCTTGGAAAACTTTTAAAGATATTTAAGTATGACTATTCTATTATAGAGTGTGGAAGTAAAAGTACAATACCTCAGTTTATTATGCTTTTAAATCTTTTTAAAATTCCTTATGTGGTTATTTACGACAAAGATAATCATAGATGGAGAACTAAAGAGGAGATTTTTAATTCAAATCAAAAAAATAAAATGATAAGATCTCTTGTGAAAGACTCTTTAGGTACTTGTATTGAGTTTGAAAATGATATAGAGGAAGAATTATATGCAAGAAATGGAGAGAGAACTTCCTATAAAAATAAACCTTTTAATGCATTAAGATATATTTCAAATGAAAACTATATAGTTCCTGAAAGACTTAAAAATAAAATAGAAAAAATATATGAATAA
- a CDS encoding tRNA1(Val) (adenine(37)-N6)-methyltransferase: MTLEKNEVINNLLNKNLKIIQRPDFFNFSLDSLLIANFISLGRGVNKVVDLGTGNGAIPLFLSERTKAKITGIEIQKISADLAKKNIELNNLSDRIEIINDDMKNWKKYFQSGSQDAIISNPPFFKFHGNEELLNDLDQLTLARHEISITLEEIVETASCLLKDKGYFAMVHRPDRFLEILDTMRKYKITPKKVRFCHSKIDKQAKILLVEGVKFGSEGLTVLPPLISHDSDGKYSKEVLELFK; this comes from the coding sequence ATGACACTGGAAAAAAATGAAGTAATAAACAATCTTTTAAATAAAAATCTAAAAATAATACAAAGGCCTGATTTTTTTAACTTTTCTCTTGACTCTCTTCTTATAGCAAATTTTATTTCACTTGGAAGAGGGGTTAATAAAGTCGTTGATTTAGGTACTGGGAATGGTGCTATTCCTCTTTTCCTTTCAGAAAGAACAAAAGCAAAAATAACAGGAATAGAAATTCAAAAAATTTCTGCTGATCTTGCAAAAAAAAATATAGAACTTAATAATCTTTCTGACAGAATAGAAATCATAAATGATGATATGAAAAACTGGAAAAAATATTTTCAGTCAGGTTCTCAGGATGCTATTATATCAAATCCACCTTTCTTTAAGTTTCATGGAAATGAAGAACTTCTAAATGATCTTGATCAGCTTACTCTGGCAAGACATGAAATATCTATAACACTTGAAGAAATTGTTGAAACTGCTTCATGTCTTCTTAAAGATAAAGGATATTTTGCTATGGTGCACAGACCTGATAGATTTCTTGAAATTTTAGATACTATGAGAAAATATAAAATCACTCCCAAAAAAGTAAGATTCTGCCATTCAAAAATAGATAAACAGGCAAAAATTCTTCTTGTTGAAGGGGTAAAATTTGGATCAGAAGGACTTACTGTTCTTCCTCCTCTTATTTCACATGACAGTGATGGAAAATATTCAAAAGAAGTTCTTGAACTTTTTAAATAA
- a CDS encoding Cof-type HAD-IIB family hydrolase — MKIKAVALDMDGTLLCSDHKPSERTKQFLLDIEKKGAKVIIATGRSFGGTEATAKLLGLDNGLVLCYNGAKVVNYKDKSVLFEKPLAERHVKELINIADEMGVHINLYQDNVWYVDREDKKEVKIYSEKCGITPVVKAHDSFESYLMPKVVFIGEHEKVVEVEKEVKRRLGDEIHIAFSSDTFLEAMNKDVNKGITLKWILNHFGIKEDECAAFGDAQNDLEMLLAVKYGVAMGNSDEDFKKKVNYTTLSNDEDGIVEFLKEYF; from the coding sequence TTGAAAATAAAAGCAGTTGCACTAGACATGGACGGAACACTTTTATGCAGTGATCACAAGCCTTCTGAAAGAACAAAACAGTTTCTTTTAGATATAGAAAAAAAAGGAGCAAAAGTTATTATAGCTACAGGGCGTTCTTTTGGAGGAACAGAAGCTACAGCTAAACTTTTAGGACTTGATAATGGACTTGTTTTATGTTATAACGGAGCAAAAGTTGTAAATTATAAAGATAAATCAGTCCTTTTTGAAAAACCTTTAGCTGAAAGACATGTAAAAGAACTTATAAATATAGCTGATGAAATGGGAGTACATATAAATCTTTATCAAGATAATGTGTGGTATGTTGACAGAGAAGATAAGAAAGAGGTAAAAATATATTCTGAAAAATGTGGAATAACTCCAGTGGTAAAAGCTCACGATTCATTTGAGTCTTACCTTATGCCAAAGGTTGTTTTTATAGGGGAGCATGAAAAAGTTGTTGAAGTTGAAAAAGAAGTAAAAAGAAGACTTGGTGATGAAATTCATATAGCTTTTTCAAGTGATACATTTTTAGAAGCTATGAATAAAGATGTAAATAAAGGAATTACTCTTAAATGGATTTTAAATCACTTTGGAATAAAAGAGGATGAATGTGCTGCCTTTGGAGATGCTCAAAATGATCTTGAAATGCTTTTAGCTGTAAAATATGGAGTAGCTATGGGAAATTCAGATGAAGATTTTAAAAAGAAAGTAAATTATACAACTTTATCAAATGATGAAGATGGAATAGTTGAATTTTTAAAAGAATATTTTTAG